The following proteins are co-located in the Ketogulonicigenium robustum genome:
- the infB gene encoding translation initiation factor IF-2, producing MSDNDGKKPLGLRGPGSAPGNVKQSFSHGRTKNVVVETKRKRVVVPKPGAAAGTAGAVAGGDPTRRPAGITDAELERRMKALALARAREADDAARREAEEQARAEERGRRRAELEAKEREEREMAAAAEEKRKREEEEAARKAAEAAEKAAEKKAAPERRPARNAAAPATAATVTSPDEIPATTAVNRKVDRDRTDVRADNRGEKVTKAKPGREDEGRRAGKLTVSQAMDSEGRQRSMAAMKRKQERARQKAMGGAQEREKIIRDVQLPEAIAVGELANRMAERVADVVKFLMRNGIMATQNQSIDADTAQLVVEEFGHRVVRVSDADVEQVIDTVVDKADDLQPRPPIVTIMGHVDHGKTSLLDAIRKANVVSAEAGGITQHIGAYQVTTETGAVLTFLDTPGHAAFTSMRARGAQVTDIVVLVVAADDAVMPQTVEAISHAKAAGVPMIVAINKIDKYEANPQKVRTDLLQHEIVVEEMGGDVQTVELSAKTGLGIDNLLEAIALQAEILELKANPNRAALGAVIEAKLDVGRGPVATVLVQNGTLRQGDIFVVGQTWGKVRALVNDQGERVSEAGPSVPVEVLGLNSTPAAGDVLNVVETEQQAREIADYRAQVAKDKRVAAGSATLEQLMARAKADKNVAELAVVVKADVQGSAEAIVQALEKIGNDEVRVRVLHSGVGAVTESDIGLAEASGAPVIGFNVRANAAARAVANQKGVEIRYYSIIYDLVDDIKAAASGLLKAEVRERFIGYASIREVFKVSGVGKVAGCLITEGVARRSAGVRLLRDNVVVHEGTLKTLKRYKDEVSEVPSGQECGMAFENYDDIRVGDVIEIFERDIVERSL from the coding sequence ATGAGTGATAACGACGGCAAGAAGCCCCTGGGGCTGCGCGGGCCCGGTTCGGCGCCCGGCAATGTAAAACAGAGCTTCAGCCACGGCCGCACGAAGAACGTGGTCGTTGAAACCAAACGCAAGCGCGTTGTGGTGCCGAAGCCCGGTGCCGCCGCTGGGACTGCTGGTGCTGTTGCAGGTGGCGACCCCACCCGCCGCCCGGCCGGGATCACCGACGCCGAGCTGGAACGCCGCATGAAGGCGCTGGCCCTGGCCCGTGCGCGTGAGGCAGATGATGCCGCACGCCGCGAAGCCGAGGAACAGGCCCGCGCCGAAGAGCGTGGCCGCCGCCGCGCCGAGCTGGAAGCCAAAGAGCGTGAAGAGCGCGAAATGGCTGCCGCTGCAGAAGAAAAGCGCAAGCGCGAAGAGGAAGAGGCCGCCCGCAAGGCTGCCGAAGCCGCCGAGAAAGCTGCTGAAAAGAAAGCTGCGCCCGAGCGTCGCCCGGCCCGCAACGCTGCGGCCCCGGCCACTGCTGCGACCGTGACATCGCCGGACGAGATCCCCGCGACAACCGCCGTCAACCGCAAGGTCGACCGCGACCGCACGGACGTGCGCGCAGACAACCGCGGCGAGAAGGTGACCAAGGCCAAACCGGGCCGCGAGGACGAAGGTCGTCGCGCCGGCAAGCTGACCGTCAGCCAAGCCATGGACAGCGAAGGGCGTCAACGCTCGATGGCGGCCATGAAGCGCAAGCAAGAGCGTGCGCGTCAAAAAGCCATGGGCGGCGCGCAAGAGCGCGAGAAGATCATTCGCGACGTGCAACTGCCCGAAGCCATCGCTGTTGGCGAGCTGGCCAACCGTATGGCCGAACGTGTGGCCGACGTGGTCAAGTTCCTGATGCGCAACGGCATTATGGCAACGCAGAACCAGTCGATCGATGCCGATACGGCGCAGCTTGTTGTCGAAGAATTCGGCCACCGCGTTGTGCGCGTGTCGGATGCTGACGTTGAACAAGTGATCGATACCGTCGTCGACAAGGCTGATGATCTGCAGCCGCGTCCGCCGATTGTGACCATTATGGGCCACGTTGACCACGGCAAGACCTCGCTGCTGGATGCGATCCGCAAGGCGAACGTTGTGTCGGCCGAAGCGGGCGGTATTACGCAGCATATCGGGGCCTATCAGGTCACGACCGAAACCGGCGCTGTGCTGACGTTCCTTGATACCCCCGGCCACGCGGCGTTTACGTCCATGCGTGCCCGCGGTGCCCAAGTGACTGACATCGTTGTTCTGGTGGTCGCGGCAGATGATGCCGTCATGCCCCAGACGGTCGAGGCGATCAGCCATGCGAAAGCGGCCGGTGTGCCGATGATCGTGGCGATCAACAAGATCGACAAATACGAGGCGAACCCGCAAAAGGTCCGCACCGATCTGCTGCAGCACGAAATCGTCGTCGAAGAGATGGGCGGTGATGTGCAGACGGTTGAACTGTCGGCCAAAACCGGCCTCGGGATCGACAACCTGCTGGAGGCGATTGCCCTGCAGGCCGAGATTCTGGAACTGAAAGCCAACCCGAACCGCGCCGCCCTTGGCGCCGTGATCGAGGCGAAGCTGGATGTGGGTCGCGGCCCTGTTGCGACGGTTCTGGTTCAAAACGGTACGCTGCGTCAGGGCGACATCTTTGTCGTCGGTCAGACGTGGGGCAAGGTGCGTGCGCTGGTCAACGACCAGGGCGAGCGTGTCAGCGAAGCCGGACCTTCGGTTCCGGTCGAGGTTCTGGGCCTGAACAGCACCCCCGCCGCAGGCGACGTGCTGAACGTGGTCGAGACCGAGCAGCAAGCGCGCGAAATCGCCGACTACCGTGCCCAAGTGGCCAAGGACAAGCGCGTCGCAGCCGGTTCCGCAACGCTGGAACAGCTGATGGCCCGCGCCAAAGCCGACAAGAACGTGGCCGAATTGGCTGTCGTTGTGAAGGCGGACGTGCAGGGTTCGGCCGAGGCGATTGTTCAGGCGCTGGAAAAGATCGGCAACGACGAAGTCCGCGTGCGCGTTCTGCATTCGGGCGTGGGTGCTGTGACCGAAAGCGACATCGGCCTTGCCGAAGCATCGGGCGCGCCGGTCATCGGCTTCAACGTGCGGGCCAATGCGGCTGCGCGCGCGGTGGCCAACCAGAAGGGTGTCGAGATCCGCTATTACTCGATCATCTACGATCTGGTCGACGACATTAAGGCCGCTGCTTCGGGTCTGCTGAAAGCTGAAGTGCGCGAGCGCTTTATCGGTTACGCGTCGATCCGCGAAGTCTTCAAGGTTTCGGGCGTTGGCAAGGTTGCTGGCTGCCTGATCACCGAAGGCGTTGCACGCCGCTCGGCAGGCGTGCGTCTGCTGCGCGACAACGTGGTTGTCCACGAAGGCACGTTGAAGACGCTGAAGCGTTACAAGGACGAAGTGTCCGAAGTGCCCTCGGGCCAGGAATGCGGCATGGCGTTCGAGAATTACGATGACATCCGCGTTGGCGACGTTATCGAGATCTTTGAACGCGATATCGTTGAACGCAGCCTGTAA
- a CDS encoding RNA-binding protein has translation MTRGGRIKERETAERRCIVTGEVQPKAGLVRFVVGPDNTVVPDILERLPGRGMYVSATRAAIDAAGRKEFARAAKAQVTVPADLADEVERMLVRRVIDLIALARKAGLAICGFEKVKAQLDKAQFDSRAVRVLLQADDGSERGKAKLWTPTGARYFSCLSSEELGFAFGRQSVIHGALSAGALSDHVVEEASKLRGMREDDGSQGTAGKDIEAR, from the coding sequence ATGACCAGAGGCGGACGTATTAAAGAGCGCGAGACGGCCGAACGCCGTTGCATCGTTACGGGCGAAGTGCAGCCCAAGGCGGGGCTTGTGCGCTTTGTCGTCGGGCCGGACAACACGGTCGTGCCCGATATCTTGGAACGCCTGCCGGGCCGGGGCATGTATGTCTCGGCCACGCGGGCGGCTATTGATGCAGCCGGGCGCAAGGAATTCGCCCGTGCCGCAAAGGCGCAGGTCACCGTACCCGCCGATCTTGCGGACGAGGTTGAGCGTATGCTGGTTCGCCGCGTGATCGACCTGATTGCATTGGCGCGTAAAGCGGGCCTTGCGATCTGCGGGTTCGAGAAGGTGAAGGCGCAGTTGGACAAGGCGCAGTTCGACAGCCGCGCGGTGCGCGTGCTGTTGCAAGCCGACGACGGGTCCGAGCGCGGCAAGGCGAAACTTTGGACCCCGACGGGCGCGCGCTACTTCAGCTGCCTGTCCAGCGAAGAATTGGGGTTCGCTTTTGGCCGACAAAGTGTAATACATGGCGCGCTCTCGGCTGGTGCATTGAGTGACCATGTTGTAGAGGAAGCCTCGAAGCTGCGTGGCATGCGCGAGGATGACGGCAGTCAGGGGACTGCCGGGAAGGATATTGAAGCCAGATGA
- the nusA gene encoding transcription termination factor NusA: MAITSANQLELLQTAEAVAREKLIDPSLVVEAMEESLARAAKSRYGADMDIRVNIDRKTGRAHFSRVRTVVEDDAVENYHAEMTVEQAKQYLSNPEVGDIFEEEIPPVDLGRIAAQSAKQVILQKIREAERDRQYEEFKHRMGTIINGTVKREEYGNLIVDVGAGEAILRRNEKIGRESYRPNDRIRCYVKDVRREVRGPQIFLSRTAPEFMRELFKMEVPEIYEGVIEIKAVARDPGSRAKIAVLSHDSAIDPVGACVGMRGSRVQAVVGELQGEKIDIIPWNEDVPTFLVNALQPAEVTKVVLDEDAERIEVVVPDDQLSLAIGRRGQNVRLASQLTSLDIDIMTESEESKRRQAEFEARTKLFMETLDLDEFFAQLLVSEGFTNLEEVAYVDLDELTAIEGVDEATAGELQARARDHIESQNRKALEDARALGAEDSLISFPGLTPQMVEALAKDGVKTLEDFATCADWELAGGWTTVEGKRVKDDGVLEPFDLSLEEAQAMIMTARVALGWVDAAELDVADEEEEEAED; encoded by the coding sequence ATGGCAATCACCTCTGCCAACCAGCTGGAACTGCTGCAAACCGCCGAAGCTGTTGCACGCGAAAAGCTGATCGACCCCAGCCTTGTGGTTGAGGCGATGGAAGAGTCGCTCGCCCGTGCGGCCAAAAGCCGTTACGGCGCCGATATGGACATCCGTGTCAATATCGACCGCAAGACCGGCCGCGCGCATTTCAGCCGCGTGCGTACCGTCGTCGAGGATGATGCGGTCGAGAATTACCACGCCGAAATGACGGTCGAGCAGGCCAAGCAGTACCTGTCGAACCCCGAAGTTGGCGATATCTTCGAAGAAGAAATCCCGCCGGTCGATTTGGGCCGTATTGCCGCGCAAAGCGCCAAGCAGGTGATCTTGCAAAAGATCCGCGAAGCCGAGCGTGACCGCCAGTACGAAGAATTCAAGCACCGTATGGGCACGATCATCAACGGTACCGTCAAGCGCGAAGAATACGGCAACCTCATCGTCGATGTCGGCGCTGGTGAAGCTATTTTGCGCCGCAACGAAAAGATTGGCCGCGAAAGCTATCGCCCGAACGACCGCATCCGCTGCTATGTCAAGGATGTGCGCCGCGAAGTGCGTGGCCCGCAGATCTTCCTGTCACGCACCGCGCCCGAATTCATGCGCGAGCTGTTCAAGATGGAAGTGCCCGAGATTTACGAGGGCGTCATCGAGATCAAGGCCGTTGCCCGTGACCCGGGTTCGCGCGCAAAGATCGCCGTGCTTAGCCATGACAGCGCCATCGACCCCGTCGGGGCCTGCGTTGGTATGCGCGGTAGCCGTGTGCAAGCCGTTGTGGGCGAGTTGCAGGGCGAAAAGATCGACATCATTCCGTGGAACGAAGACGTCCCGACCTTCTTGGTGAACGCGCTGCAACCGGCCGAAGTCACCAAAGTTGTGCTGGACGAAGATGCCGAGCGTATTGAAGTTGTCGTTCCCGATGACCAATTGTCGTTGGCGATCGGCCGCCGTGGCCAAAACGTGCGTCTGGCCAGCCAGCTGACCAGCCTCGACATCGACATCATGACCGAGTCGGAAGAATCGAAGCGCCGTCAGGCCGAATTCGAAGCCCGCACCAAGCTGTTCATGGAAACGCTGGATCTGGACGAATTCTTTGCCCAGTTGCTGGTATCCGAAGGGTTCACCAACCTCGAGGAAGTTGCCTACGTCGATCTGGACGAGCTGACCGCGATCGAAGGCGTCGATGAAGCCACGGCAGGCGAGCTGCAAGCCCGCGCGCGTGACCATATCGAAAGCCAGAACCGCAAGGCTTTGGAAGATGCCCGTGCACTGGGCGCCGAAGACAGCCTGATCAGCTTCCCGGGGCTGACCCCGCAGATGGTCGAGGCGCTGGCCAAGGACGGCGTGAAAACGCTGGAAGATTTCGCGACCTGCGCCGACTGGGAACTGGCCGGTGGCTGGACTACGGTCGAGGGCAAGCGCGTCAAAGACGACGGCGTGCTGGAGCCTTTCGATCTGAGCCTAGAAGAAGCGCAGGCCATGATCATGACCGCGCGCGTCGCCTTGGGTTGGGTCGATGCGGCAGAACTGGACGTGGCGGACGAGGAAGAAGAGGAGGCCGAGGACTGA
- the rimP gene encoding ribosome maturation factor RimP, giving the protein MSDLIARAAIDRRIAEIVQPVIEDMGFELVRIRVMGGKETTMQIMAQKPDGTIEVDDCAAISTAVSAILDVEDPIVENYTLEVSSPGIDRPLTRLKDFDLWDGYTAKIETEELIDGRRRFKGELRGTDGDEVLIELDDTAEPITIGLKFEWLSDAKLVLTDELIRDVLRGRKDAGLINQEQFDEVETIIDADEDSDDATPVAPEEKH; this is encoded by the coding sequence ATGTCAGACCTGATCGCCCGCGCGGCCATCGACCGTCGTATCGCCGAGATCGTCCAGCCCGTCATCGAGGATATGGGCTTTGAACTTGTCCGCATCCGTGTGATGGGTGGCAAGGAAACCACCATGCAGATTATGGCGCAAAAGCCTGATGGCACCATCGAGGTGGATGATTGCGCCGCGATTTCGACCGCCGTTTCGGCCATCCTCGATGTCGAGGATCCCATCGTTGAAAACTACACGCTGGAAGTATCCTCGCCGGGGATCGACCGCCCGCTGACGCGTCTGAAGGACTTTGATCTGTGGGATGGCTACACCGCCAAGATCGAGACCGAAGAGCTGATCGACGGCCGCCGCCGTTTTAAAGGCGAGCTGCGTGGCACCGACGGCGACGAAGTGCTGATCGAGCTGGACGATACCGCCGAGCCGATCACCATTGGTCTGAAATTCGAATGGCTGTCCGACGCCAAGCTGGTGCTGACGGACGAGCTGATCCGTGATGTTCTGCGCGGCCGCAAGGACGCAGGCCTGATCAACCAAGAGCAATTCGATGAGGTGGAAACCATCATCGACGCCGACGAAGACAGTGATGATGCGACACCCGTCGCCCCTGAGGAGAAACACTGA
- a CDS encoding ABC transporter substrate-binding protein — protein MVESGLRPIQRISRRGLIASGMFAGLFAAAGKPVAASTGGVLRLGLPDGSPTDSWDPRGHSGLFMQVAAQGAVYDCLTEVAASGELRGELAESWESDRSGTRWRFQLRRDVAFHDGQPLTAADVVASLAIHGKGSLAAFVVGQIADLQAASAHVVDITLHAPNLDFPFLLAAPQLTIAPAGDFVVAIGTGLYRVEHFTPGRSALLARVQGHYKDGQAGWFDAVELTAHADVAALRAGQLDALGDVPERVATDLAADHRLDLAVTRGGQKMVVPLPPALAQDAALRGLAARAIDRTGLAGALGLVSGDHPLGPAQVPLPATLAYDPDAATFLARHGFDLSALPQQRFAGGLTEDWAFSAAAQAGAPLQGLGQDAQFNALLAALRAEGGSAARADMTAQLQALAETRGAALWPVALPSIDAHTRRLSHPDALGTLAPLDSARIAERWSFA, from the coding sequence ATGGTAGAATCCGGTCTGCGCCCCATTCAACGCATCAGCCGCCGTGGTTTGATTGCCTCGGGGATGTTTGCGGGGCTTTTCGCGGCTGCGGGCAAACCGGTGGCGGCCAGCACCGGCGGGGTCTTGCGGCTGGGGCTGCCGGACGGGTCGCCCACAGATAGCTGGGATCCGCGCGGCCACAGTGGACTGTTCATGCAGGTTGCGGCCCAAGGCGCTGTTTATGATTGCCTAACCGAGGTTGCGGCCAGCGGCGAGTTGCGCGGCGAACTGGCTGAAAGCTGGGAGAGTGACCGCAGCGGCACCCGCTGGCGTTTCCAGTTGCGCCGCGATGTTGCGTTTCATGATGGGCAGCCGCTGACAGCCGCGGATGTGGTCGCCTCGCTGGCGATTCATGGGAAGGGGTCGCTTGCGGCGTTTGTGGTCGGCCAAATCGCCGATCTGCAGGCGGCTTCGGCCCATGTGGTCGATATCACGCTGCATGCGCCCAATCTGGACTTTCCGTTCCTTCTGGCCGCGCCGCAACTGACCATCGCGCCTGCAGGCGACTTTGTGGTGGCTATTGGCACGGGGCTGTACCGGGTTGAACATTTCACCCCAGGGCGCAGCGCGCTGTTGGCGCGGGTGCAGGGGCACTACAAAGATGGTCAGGCAGGCTGGTTCGACGCGGTGGAACTGACGGCACACGCCGATGTCGCCGCGCTGCGGGCGGGGCAACTGGATGCGCTGGGCGATGTGCCCGAACGGGTTGCCACAGATTTGGCCGCCGACCACCGCCTTGATCTGGCGGTGACACGCGGTGGGCAGAAGATGGTCGTGCCCTTGCCGCCCGCTTTGGCCCAAGATGCGGCGCTGCGGGGGCTGGCTGCGCGGGCCATTGACCGCACGGGGCTTGCCGGCGCGCTGGGGTTGGTGTCGGGCGATCACCCGCTGGGGCCAGCGCAGGTGCCGCTGCCTGCAACCTTGGCCTACGACCCAGATGCCGCCACTTTCCTTGCGCGCCATGGTTTTGATCTGTCGGCCCTGCCGCAGCAACGGTTCGCTGGCGGCCTGACCGAGGATTGGGCGTTTTCCGCCGCCGCGCAGGCCGGTGCGCCCCTGCAAGGGTTGGGCCAAGACGCGCAGTTCAACGCGCTGTTGGCCGCGCTGCGAGCCGAAGGCGGCTCGGCCGCGCGGGCCGATATGACGGCGCAATTGCAGGCTTTGGCTGAAACGCGCGGGGCTGCGCTGTGGCCTGTGGCGCTGCCCAGCATCGATGCGCACACGCGCCGCCTGTCGCACCCCGATGCGCTGGGCACGCTTGCCCCGCTGGATAGCGCCCGCATTGCCGAGCGCTGGTCTTTTGCCTGA